One genomic segment of Actinomycetota bacterium includes these proteins:
- a CDS encoding hemerythrin domain-containing protein, translated as MDAIALLKKDHEEVKKIMEKLDKTTERGVKTREELFTKLKTELTIHETIEEEIFYPALKEHPKAKEIVLEGYEEHHVVDMVMGEISQTPYDDETWAAKFSVMKENVEHHIEEEEGEMFKQARQVFSKSELEELGTQMEQRKETAAVGA; from the coding sequence ATGGACGCTATTGCGCTTTTAAAGAAGGACCACGAAGAGGTCAAGAAGATCATGGAGAAGCTGGACAAGACCACCGAACGGGGAGTCAAGACCCGCGAGGAGCTGTTCACCAAGCTCAAGACCGAGCTGACCATCCACGAGACCATCGAGGAGGAGATCTTCTACCCGGCCCTGAAGGAGCACCCGAAGGCCAAGGAGATCGTGCTCGAAGGGTACGAGGAGCATCACGTGGTCGACATGGTCATGGGTGAGATCTCCCAGACCCCTTACGACGACGAGACCTGGGCCGCCAAGTTCTCGGTCATGAAGGAGAACGTCGAGCACCACATCGAGGAGGAGGAGGGCGAGATGTTCAAGCAGGCGCGCCAGGTCTTCTCTAAGTCGGAGCTGGAGGAACTGGGAACCCAGATGGAGCAGCGCAAAGAGACCGCCGCCGTAGGGGCCTAG
- a CDS encoding low molecular weight protein-tyrosine-phosphatase, which yields MHVCFVCTGNICRSPMAEMVFREFLRKEGLEDRIKVTSAGTGGWHIGDGADYRAAAVLREHGYPYTHAAAQVNTDHLRADLLVALDGGHERALQKLVARSGGDPNRIRMLRSFDPKAGGDLDVPDPYYGGNNGFTRVLRMIEASMPGLVDFVKRNLDEKEGPG from the coding sequence ATGCACGTCTGCTTCGTCTGCACGGGCAACATCTGCCGCTCTCCGATGGCCGAGATGGTCTTCCGCGAGTTCCTGCGCAAAGAGGGGCTTGAAGACCGGATCAAGGTCACGAGTGCGGGAACCGGCGGCTGGCACATCGGCGACGGCGCCGACTATCGCGCCGCTGCGGTCCTGAGAGAGCACGGCTATCCCTACACGCACGCGGCAGCCCAGGTGAACACCGACCATCTGCGAGCCGACCTGCTGGTGGCGCTCGACGGCGGCCACGAGCGGGCGCTGCAGAAGCTCGTCGCCCGCTCCGGCGGCGACCCGAACCGCATCCGGATGCTGCGCTCCTTCGACCCAAAGGCTGGTGGCGACCTCGACGTGCCGGACCCTTACTACGGGGGCAACAACGGGTTCACACGGGTGCTGCGGATGATCGAGGCCAGCATGCCGGGACTGGTCGACTTCGTGAAAAGGAACCTGGACGAAAAAGAGGGCCCCGGGTAG
- a CDS encoding SURF1 family protein, translated as MHHFLTRRWIAVHLMTLVIIGVCLSMAFWQLGRLQDRKAENARLAEQSKRPPAELDTLLPGAGASGRETDGAEFRQTRVRGRFDPDEQVILQSRSYKSRQGNHLLTPLVLASGEAILVDRGWVPLPTNEEVLDESRAPHEEVSVEGVLLPTEKKGFLGVSDPPPGDVTATTRVDLGRLADQLPYPLYPVYLRLQSQEPANAADIPVPVPIPKPSEGPHREYAVQWALFAVTALVIYLGLIRRDISRRRAEAAETGGPEPVPVP; from the coding sequence ATGCACCACTTCCTCACGCGCCGCTGGATTGCCGTCCACTTGATGACCCTGGTCATCATCGGCGTGTGCCTGTCCATGGCCTTCTGGCAACTCGGGCGCCTGCAGGACCGGAAGGCGGAGAACGCCCGTCTGGCAGAACAGTCAAAGCGGCCGCCCGCCGAGCTGGACACACTGCTGCCCGGCGCGGGAGCGTCAGGCCGGGAAACCGACGGTGCGGAGTTCCGCCAGACCCGGGTTCGGGGGAGGTTCGACCCCGACGAGCAGGTCATCCTTCAATCCAGGTCGTACAAAAGCCGCCAGGGCAACCACCTGCTCACCCCGCTGGTTCTGGCATCGGGCGAGGCGATCCTGGTGGACCGAGGGTGGGTCCCCCTCCCCACAAACGAGGAGGTTCTGGACGAATCCCGTGCCCCCCACGAAGAGGTGAGCGTCGAGGGCGTCCTGCTGCCGACCGAGAAGAAGGGCTTCCTGGGCGTCTCCGACCCGCCCCCCGGCGACGTCACCGCCACCACGCGGGTGGACCTGGGCCGGCTGGCCGATCAGCTTCCCTACCCCCTTTACCCCGTCTACCTGAGGCTCCAGAGCCAGGAGCCGGCAAACGCCGCCGACATTCCGGTACCCGTGCCGATCCCGAAGCCGAGCGAGGGTCCGCACCGCGAGTACGCGGTGCAGTGGGCGCTGTTCGCCGTCACGGCGCTGGTGATCTACCTGGGCCTGATCCGCCGGGACATCTCCAGGCGCAGGGCAGAAGCAGCAGAGACCGGGGGCCCCGAGCCGGTGCCGGTCCCGTGA